The genomic DNA GCTGGAAGTGCAGCTGTTCAGCGAGGGCAGTGACGAGATGGTTGCTCACGTGACCGGAACCTATGCGCTGCCGATCTAGCTACTGGGAAATTCCATGGACGTCGTCATTTCTACGAAGCCGTTGTAGGAGCTATGCTTGCATGGCGAACCGCGCTTGCGTGGAAATCGCCCGGAGGGCGATCAGGAATCTCTGAGCTCGACAGGTCGCTGCAGAAATCATGGCGGATAGACGTTGATCTCTGTCGCCTCGCTACGCTCGGTTCGCATGTCGCAGACGTCCTGGGGGCAAGCATAGCTCCTACGCCAAGGGTCGGTTCGCCCTCAGCGACTTTCCTACAACTCGCTCTCTTCATTGCAGCTCCTTCTCCCAGATCAGATCCAGGCTGTTGGCGCGGGTGCTGGAGCGGGCTTCCAGGTGGAGTTGCCGGGTCAGGGTGTAGCGCAGCATGACCGTGGAAACCGCGTCGAACAACCCCACCGCGTAGGTCAGGTACAGCCGGTCGGAGAGCTGTTTGCCCAGCATCAGGGCGGCATCGTCGGTTTCCCAGTCACTGCCCACACTGATTTCATCCACGCCCAGTGTGTCGCCGAGTTTTTCGGTGACGCCGCTGCCCTTTTCCAGTCCGTATAGTGCCAGGGCCTGGGCAATCTGGTTGTTGTCGCCTTTCGATCCCCGCTCCAGTGGCCGGCCGGTGAGCAGGTAGGACATGGCCTGGCTCTGCTCCATGCCCGGCTCGGAGAACAGGCTGGCTTCCGGTTCCTGCAGAGTGCCGCTGAGCTGCACGCCAACCACCACGTTTTCACTGGGTACCTTGCGGATGGCACGAATATCCAGGCCCGGGTTGTCCGGCGGGCCCTGGAAAATCAGCTGGCCGTCACTGATGGCCAGGTTCTGGCCATAAGCCCGGTAGCGACCTTCACGGATCACCAGTTCACCATTGAGTTGCGGCGGTTGTTGCGGTTGCTGTTCCACTTGCAGGGTGCCGCCAAGCATGGCGTCCAGGCCAAAGCCTTGGAAGTGCACCTTGTCTCCCAGGTTGACGGTGACATCAATGCCCAGCGGCAGGCCGCTGCTTTTCTCGCCTTCTTGATGGACCAGTATTTGATCCTTGCTGACAGTGACGGCGCCCTCGGGAAGTTCAGTGGGGCGGATTTCCGCTTCCGGGACAGTGAGCTTGCCACCCAGTTTCAGTTCATCCAGGTTCCCCTTAAGCACCAGTGTGGGGTTGAGCAGTACCCGTGCGTCGGGTCTGTCTGCCACCAGTAGCCGTTGGCCATTCAACGACAGATTCACCGAGGCCGGCCATTCCCTCGGGTCCAGGGTGCCGGTCAGGGTCATTGTGCCTTCGCCCAGGGTGGCAGACCCATTCACATCCAGCTGTCCACGGGGTGAACCCTGCACGTCCATTTCCAGATCGGTAACGGCGACCCCCAGGGCGGGGATCAGGGCGCGGCCGTTTTCCAGCCGGATGCTGCCGTTCATCAGGGGCTGACGAAGGGTGCCATCCAGTGCGAAATCACCACGAACCTGGCCGCTGATTTCACGCAGATCGGTGGTGAACAGGGTCAGGGGCGCCAGGCTGGAGATCTGTAATGCCACCTGACCTGCCAGGGGGGATTCCGCATCCAGGCCGTGCTCCACGGTGGCTTGGGCGCTGGCCAGGTCCGACACCAGCGTCAGCTCGCTTGCCAGACGCCGTTGTTGCAGTGTTCCCTGAACAGAGAGTTGCTCGATTGCAAGCTCCTGGGGATCGTCGGCGGTGCGCATGGCAATCCGGGCATTCCGGGTTTGCAGCTGGTAATGGCCATTTGGATTGTCCAGCGAGCCTTGCAGAGTCGCTTCGCCATCCACGCTGCCCTGCACGGCAAAGTCCGGGCCCAGTAGCGCGCCGGCCAGAGCCAGCGGCAGCGCGCTGAGTGAGGCGTTGACGTCGATCTGGTTGTCGGCGGCGCGTCTGCCTTTCAGGCAGAGTCGGCTCTGTGTCTGCTCAAGACAGAAAGGGGTGATGGACTGGGCCGTGGCGGAAAGCTGCACTGCCGTGTCTTCGGCCTGCTGCCAGCGGCCCAGTTGCTGATGCATCAGGCCGGTTTCAGACACGGTGCCTTGCCACTGAGGCGTATCCTTGAGCCCCTTTAACGTGCCTTGCAGGCTTGTTTCCAGGCTGACCTCGTCGCGTCGGAAACGGGCCATTGCGGTGTGGTTGGCCAGGGTGCCGTTGAGGCTGAGATGGGCGGCGGCGAGCTGCTCCATGTCGCCTTGGCGAAGCGTCTCGCTGTCCAGTTCCAGCGACATGGTCTGCTGGCCCAACCCGAGTGCGCGGAACCGGGTTTGCAGGGAGGCCAGTGACCAATCCTGCCAGCCGAGCTGCTGACCGTTCAGGTTGCCGGTCAGATTGGGAGTGGCCATTGGGCCGCGAACTTGCAGCTGACCACTGAGCTGACCCTGCAGATCCGGGTAAAGCTGGTCCAGTCGCTTCAGGTCCACGGTGGTGTCCAGTGACCAGTTGGGCAGAAGAGCGCCTCGCCCGCGCAGGCGGTTGTCACCCCAGTGAACATCGCTGTCCAGTTGCAGGCGTTGCTGGTGGCTTTCCAGGGTGGCGTTGGCAGTCAGAGGCTGCTGGCGCACCCGGCCTTCCAGTTGGACCCGGCTGGGCGACAGGGTCCACTGTTCGCCAGTGTAGCGGCCCCGGCTGTTACCCTGCACGCTGAGCTGGCCGGGGAATCGTGGATGTAGCAGGCCGGTGTCCAGTTTGCCTTTGACGGTCAGATCCCAGGCCAAGGGGCTGAACAGCAGTTCACCGTGGCCTTCCAGTTGCTGCTCGCCATCATCAAGCTGTATCTGCTGCACTGCCAGGCCGCCGTCGATCAGTTGGCTTTTCAGGGACAGGTTCACGGTCTTGTCGCCGCTGGTCAGACTGCTTTGGCCGACTATTTCCAGAGCTGCCAGCGGACCCCGAGTGGTCAGCGTGCCGCCACCCAGTGACAGGGGTTGTGGCAGCGTCAGAGGTAACGGCTGGGCCGGCCACTGATGCTCCAGGGCTAGTGGCCGTTGCGGCTCCCCGAGCCGCCATTGGCCCTGACTGTGAATCTGCAGGGGGGCGTCCAGTTGGTGACGTAGTTGCAGGGCTGACAGGTGACCACTGAGCTCCAGCTGGCCCGCCAAGTGATCCGCGGTAACGGTATCGTTCTGTGCCAGCGGCATCTGCCAGCGGGCCTGCCCCTGAATCTCGATGGGGGCGGCAAGGCTGCCCTGGGCGGTGGCTTCCACGCTGATGTCGGCCACCGTGCGGGTGGTCAGGCTGGCCAGTTGAAAGCGGCGCCAGGCTGCCAGTTGCCGGGCATCCAGTTCACTGACCACCTGGTTGCCGTTAACCCGCAGTGAGGCCAGGGTCAGGGTGTCGATGCGCACACCCAGGGGGAGTGCCAGGCTGCCCGGCAGGCTGGCTGCGGGTGAGTCGTCAGTTTCCTGACCGGGGGGCAGGGACAGGCTCAGATTACCCAGCGATAAAGAGGTGAATTCCAGCCATCCACGGGTGAGAGAGGCGGGCACCAGTTCTGCTTCCAGTTGGTCCAGGCTCACTGACAGATCGTCCAGCTGATAGCGCATCCCGGTAATGGTGACCCGGTCCAACAGACTGCCTCGCCAGTTCTCCACCTGCAGCTCACCGGGGATCAGCTCGCTGACCTGACTGAGCAGCCAGCGGTTGCCGGTGGCGGTGCCCAGCAGCAGCCAGGTGGTCAGCACCACAATCAGTATCAGGCTGAACAACAGCCCGAGCAGACCGATGCTGAGACGCTTGAGGGCTCGCCGGATCACAGGTCTGGCCCCATGCTCAGGTGCAAACGCCAGTCGCGGTGTTCGTCCACGGCCCGAGCCAAATCCAGGCGAATCGGTCCAAGTGGGGAGCGCCAGCGGATGCCGAAACCGGCGCTACGCCGGATCTCGAAATCATTGATGTCATTGAACGCATTGCCGCCATCGGTGAATACCGCCAGGTGCCATTTCTCGGTGATCGGATGATCGTACTCCAGGCTGCCGGTGGCCAGATGGCGACCACCGATGACCTCATCATTGTCGGCCTGTGGGCCCAGGGATTCGTAGGCGAAGCCGCGAACACTGGAATCACCGCCGGCAAAGAAACGGATAGAAGCGGGTAGTTCTCGCACATTGGTCACTTCCGTGTAACCCAGGTCACCGCGCACCAGCACCCGCCCGCCGAGCAAAGGGAATAGAATCTTGGCGTTGCCGGTAAGTTGCAGGAAGGATGCGGTGGAAGACAGGTTGCGGTTGGCAAAACGGACCTTGCTGCTCAAGCGCCAGCCGAAGGAGGGGTAGATGGGGTCGTTGGCCTTGACGCGGCTGAGCTGGAAGCCGGGAATGATCAACTCGGCCTGATCCACTTCCTCGGCGATCTCGTAAGTCTCGCGCAGGTAGGTCAGCGAGGTGGTGGTGACCCAGCGATTTTGTAGCTCAACGATATAATCGGCACCGGTGGTCCAGCGCTCGTTGTCTTTGCTGTCGGTGGCCTCATTCACGTAGCTGCTGTGGAAATCCAGCCGTTCGCGCTGGGGATCTTTCAGCGGGATCTGATAGCTGGCACCGGCGCCTTGCTGCACCTGGGACACCTCCGTTTCCGCCCGAAAGCGGTGGCCGGCCCGGTTAACCCGACGATTTTCCACCCCCAGACGCACCCGTGGCCCGGTATCGGTGCTGGCACCGACACCGGCAAGCAGTGACCATCGATTTTTGTCCGTCAGGTTGATGCTGACAGGAATGGTGCGGGTGCTGTCATCCGGGGTGCCTTTCTGCACGCGCACGGCGCTGAAATAGCCGGCACCGAGAAAGGCCTGTTGGGTTTCCAGCAGCTGTTTGCTGTTGAAGGGCTCACCCTGGGAAAAGCTCACATAGGCATTGACCAGCTTGTCTCTCAATTCACTGCCGGTAAGGGTGACGGCACCGAAGTCGTAGCGGGGGCCGCTGTCCACATGCAATGTCATGATTGCCTGACGTTTGCGGGTGTCTACGCTGAGTTTATGTTGGGTCAGTTTTCCCTGCACGTAGCCACGGCTGATCAGGTGCTGCTGCAGATTTTTTTTCAGGGTGGAGTATTGGTCGTGCTGCAAGCGTTTGCCGATGGCCAGTTGGGCATTCGCCACCAGCTGGTTGAAGGCGTCATCGTTGGCAGCATCGCCGGTAATGCGAATGTCGGCGCGTTGCAGGATGACGGCGGGGCCGGTTTGCACATCCACAGTTACCCTGACACAGCCGTCTTCATGGTCCGTGTTCAAGGACAGGGTGCTTTCGTAGTAGCCCATGGCCTGCAACGCTTGCTGGCTGTCGGCGAGAATCTGCCGGCGGATCAAACCATATTGGGCCGTGGGCGGCTCGCAGGGGTAGCGCGACAGGTCCACCAGGGCACGGATGTTACGGCTTACCGCCTCGCTGGCATCGCCGGTGAGGCGCAGTTGCGGGGCATCATCAGCGAAAACCGGGATGGCGAGTAGCATCAGCAGTAGTGTGGCCAGCCATGTTGTCTGCTGATGTAACCTCAAGTCCTGCATCCCTTCTGTTGTTTCCGGCAACCGGGCGATTGGCTCTTTTTTTACCCGGTACGGTAACGTGCGGTCATTCCACAGTGTAAGGCAAGTTGTGACAGTCAGTCTTTGCGAAAGTGCTTGTCGCGCTGGTAGTCACTGGCGGTGGGGCGTTTTTTCAGGCGTCGTTGCAGGGTACGTCGATGGATGCCCAGGGCGTCGGCGGCACGGGAGATGTTGCCATCGTGGGCATCCAGGGTGCGCTGGATATGCTCCCACTCCAGCCGTTGCAGGGAGGGTGGTGTGGCGGGTAACGGCAGGGTCGGGTTGGTTGGGTCGGCATCCAGTGCCCGCAGGATGTCATCAGGGCTGGCGGGTTTGGTGAGATAGTTGCGGGCACCGCGGTGGGTGGCGGCCACTGCGGCAGTAATACTGCCATAGCCGGTGAGCAGGATGACGCTGCAATGCGGGAAATGTTCGAGGATGGGGGCGATTAGATCCAGGCCGTTGTCGTTGCCCAGGTTCTGGTCGAGGATCGCTCCTTCCAGGCTGGTCAGGTGAGCGAGCAGGGCCAGGGCCTGTTCCGCATTGTGGCCGACGGCTACTTTATTGCCTCGGTGTTCCAGAGCGCGGGCGGTCTGCCGGGCCAGCTGTTCATCGTCTTCCACCAGCAGCAGTTGGCGTTCACTCATCTTGAGGACTCCCGTGGCCAGTCGATGCGTGCCTGGGTCCAGCGGGCTCCTGATTCCATTTCCAGCTGTGCACCCATCTGTTCCAGCGTGGTGCTGACCAGGGTCAGGCCGATGCCCATTCCTTCCCGGGCCGATGCCGCATGGGCGGGGCCGTCATCGCTGACCTGTAAACGGTAGTCCTGCCCCCGCTCACTCAAGGTAATCGCCAATCGGGTGGCCCCGGCATCCATGGCGTTATAACCCAGATTGCAAAGTACCCGAAACCAGCCTTCCGGGTTGGCCACTGTAGGGTCTGCATCCAGTTGATGGGTGATGGACAGGGTGGGTGCCAGATGCCGAAGGTGTTGTTGCAATTTGCTCAGCAGCTCACTGAAAGGCAGGGATTCCGGCAGCAAGGTGTTGTTGCCCTGCTTCAGGCGCTGCGCCACATTTCTTGCCAGTTTTTCCATCTGGGTGACTTCATCGCGAAGCGTGTCGGGGAGTTGGGGCGCATGCAGAATGTTGTCTGCCAGCATCACCAGGGTGCCGAGTGGCGTATTCAGTTCATGGGCCTGGTCGGCCAGGGTGGCAGCAATCTGGTACATGTGCTCGCGGCGACCGGCCAGATCAATGGCCTGCTCCTGCTGGCGCTGCTGTTGGCGCATCAGGCGCTGAATCACCTGACCCAACAGGGTCAGCATGATAAGCAGGGCAATAAAAACGGCGGCCATGCCGATGCCGTGAAGGCCGCTGAGCTGGTGGCTTAGTGCGTGCAGCGGGCTGTCCATGGCGGGCATCTGATACCAGCTCATGGATACCATATAGCCGCCCAGAGCCAGTACGGCTACCAGTATCCCGTTTTTCAGCGGCAGGGTCAGCGAGGCCAGCAGTGCGGGTACCAGCAGGTAGAATGACAGGGGATTGCCGGCACCGCCAAAACCCTGGATCAGGCCGGTGAACAGGATCGTATCCAGGGTCAGTTCCAGCGTCAGCAACGGGGCATGGCGTTGGCGAACCACCCGGTGGGAGAGAAGAGTGATCAGGCTGGGTAGCAGCAGGGCCGCCAGCCAGCCCAGTTCATTCAGGCGATAGCCACTATGCCCCTGGCTTTGCAGCACCATAAGAGCAAGGGTAATGATCAACACCAGCAGACTGCGCAGCCAGATCAGGCGCAGACGCCAGTTCAACAGGGGGGGGCGGGTATCCATGGGGGTATTGTAAAGGCAAAGCTGGGTGGGTGGGTGCGGCAGATTGTCCCGGTTAGGCAGCTACAAGCTTGAAGCTACAACGCGAATCAGGGAGGTGCTAGCCGAAGCGAGCCGACGCCGCGCCCGTATTTTTCTATATCGCCATGGGTTAAGCGCGAAGGTATTGGTCTATCGGTTGGCTCTATGCCATCCCGTGTTGCAGCTTGAAGCTCGCAGCTGATTTCAAGGCCGCAGCAGCGCCCCGTCAAGCAACTCCCCGGCAAAGGCGGGCAGTTTCGGGTGGCGGCGGTGGCTGGCCTTGTGCAGGCGGAAACCGGCCTGGCGGAAGATGCGGGCAGTGTCACGGGTGAGCTGGCAGCCGCAGGCCAGGTGCTTCCAGGCCGGGTTCATGCCTTTTTGCAGGTGCTGCACCCAGCGTCGATCACTGAGCACATGTTCCAGCGCCAGTAGAGTGCCCCCGGGTTTGAGTACCCGGAAGGCTTCTGCTGCCGCCCGCTCCGGGTCGGGAATAGTGCAGAACACCAGGCAGGCAACCACCGTATCGAAGTGTTGGTCCGGGTAGGGCAGTTGTTGGGCGTCACCGGTGCGGAGCACAAACCGGTCCGGGTGCGGGCATTGGCTGGCCGCTTCCCGTGCCAGTTCCAGTAGTGCCTGGGCCGGCTCGATGCCGTGGATTTCGGTGGCCGCATCGCTGTAGAAAGGAAAGTTGCTGCCGGTGCCGACACCCAGTTCCAGAACGCGTCCGAGGGCCTGACCGACGATTCGCTCGCGGTCCCGGTAAACCGGACGGGTTGCCCAGTCCAGTAATACCGGGAACAGCTTGTCTTCATACAGTGACATCAGCCGCGCTCGGGCAGTACATACTTTTCCGGGTTATTGAGCATGTCCATGCTCAGCGGATCGCTGATGATACTGGTCAGATTGCGGTCGGTCTGCTTGCTGAACTTGCGGCGCAGCTTTTCAAACTTTCGGAAGCTGCGGAAGTTCAGGGCATACAGCCGTACTTCCTGCAGGCGCTTGTAGGAATACATTACGTCCAGTGCGTCCATGGAGAACTCCGGGCGGATCTTCATGGCCTTTTCCAGGTAGCTGATTGCCTCGTTGAGGTCGCGCTTGCGGTTCATGTAAATCAACGCATTGGCGTATTCGTAGTTGACGATGGGAATATCGCCAGCCATCTCCATGGCCTCGGCGAAGGATTCTTCCACGGTGGTGGTGCGTGCCCCATACGTCATGCGACCGGTAAACTTGCCTACCCGACGCATGATGCCGGCATCGACGCCGGCACGGAAAGCATGTGCCAGCGGCTGCTCTGGCATCACCTCAACCACTTCCTCGGCACTGCTCTTGATCTTGCCGATATAGCGGCGTGCCACCACGATGGGTACCGGAGATTCTTCGGCGATCCGGGCAATGGCATAGGCGTAACCCAGTTTCACAGTCGCCACAATCGGGGCTACCTCTGGGTCATCCTCCGCTTCCTTCATGTCGTCGAAGTATTCCTGGGCCTGGTTGGCCACATCCTGAAGCATCATGTACTTGGTGCTCTGACGATCAGCCAGATAGATGGCGTACATGAGCTGTGAGAACAGAGAGGGAATCTTGCCGATGGCGCCCAGCTTCAGGCCTTCTTCGCGGGCTTGCTGGAAATCGCCGGCAAAGAACATTCTCCAGACCGCCAGGTAGCGGCGTTCCAGACCATCGTAATCCTTGCCATCCCAGTTCTGGATGTCTTCTGACATGAACGGGTATTTCTTGAACTGGGTACGCATGTAGTCCGCGGAGGGATAAGGCACTTTCAGGCCGCGCATCAAATAATCCCACTTCTCGCGGATTTGAGCGTCGGTGTAGGTGAAGTAGCTTTTCTTGTAGGGGACTTCGTTCCACTTTTCCTGGAAGATGCGCTCATCCACCGGGATTTCCTGCATTTGCAGTTCTTCTGCGGTCACTTCGTCCATTTCGTCATCGTAGTCGTCGTCGCGTGCCGCATGGAGTTGCAAGCTCAATGCACAAAGCGCGATCAGACACAGGGAATGCCAGAACCGTTGAGGATATGCTGTCATGATGGTTTACAGCTCTTGTTGTTGTTGTGTGTTTTATCAGGGTATGAAATACAACTTGTGGCCATTATTGTCGCGAAATGCCTGCTGCAGACAGATGCTACAATAACGACAGAAAAGCCGTTTCTGGCTTTCCCTATACCCCGTTTTTAGAGGCGACATGGTCGCCGGGCCCCGATAGCCCTTGTAATGGCATTAACAATGCCATGGGCTTGGACGGTGGACAAGTTCCTGAGGGTATGTATTTTTCTTGGGAAATGTATCTGGAAGGTTGCCGCCCGACAGAAGGTCAGGCGGCGCGGGGTAAATCCTAGCGGGTGCCGCCGGCATCACGCAGCAACTGGGCGTAGTCGCTGCACTTCGGGTGGCTGTCGATATGAGCCAGCAGGGTACGGCCTTGGGGGTCCCGGGCATTGAGATCCCGGCCCTGTTCCAGGAAGAACCCGATGAAACGCCCGAAATCTTCGGCCCGCAGGGCCCGGTAGGCTTTCTCGAGCACGTGGAAGTCGGCGTTCACCCCTTCTTCGCTGGAGAAATCCAGGAAAACCTTGATCTGTTCATCGGTCATCGGCTCGCCGATCACCTTTTTCTTGTCTTTACGCTCTGCCATGGGCGCGCTCCTTGATTTTTTACAGGGGCTGAATGCTGGCGCCTCGGGGTGGCTGTGGTTGGCCAGAAAACAACCAGGGTCAGTCAGCGTGCTATCAGTGGGCGCGGATTATAGAGGCTGGGATGGCCAGGGGCCAGAGGAGGAGGAGAGAGAAGGTCAACCGCCGGGCCGAAACCCGGCGGTGGCAAGTGGCATCAGGATGCCATGTCCTTGAGCTTTTTCAGCGGACGCACTTTTACCATGGTGCGGGCCGGCTTGGCGGCGAAAGTGGTTTCTTCGCCAGTAAACGGGTTAATGCCCTTGCGTGCTTTGGTGGCGGGTTTTTTCTGGGTGACGATCTTCATCAGGCCCGGCAGGGTGAACTGACCAGCACCGCGTTTCTTCAGATGACCTTCCATGATGTCGGCCAGCTCATCGAATACGGCGTTGACGTCTTTCTTGGTCAGGCCGGTGGTATCGCTGATCTGGTTAACGATCTGGGTCTTGTTCATCGGTTCGGTGATGGTTTTAACCTTGCGAGCCGCAGTAGCGCTGGTGGCTTTGGCAGCTGTCTTTTTCTTTGCAGCCATGGATTACTTACCCCTTGTTTTGTGTCTTCCTGAGAATGTGTGTCTCCGCCGAACGGCGGGGAACCGGTCTTGCTTCCCTGTCAGGTACGCCCCTGGACTGCGCAAACTCAGAGGGCCACTGAATTGGTTCGCATCTGTTATATGCCATGAATTTTCACTGCACAAGCCGTCAAACCACTATTTTTTACGGACTTTCAACAAAAAAAGGGCGGATGTGGCCTGTTTGGCAGGGAATCGCCCCCCGGCATGGCTCGCAGGCGGTGGAATCGCTATACTGTGGCGCCTTTTTCAGCGACCCGGGGACCAGCGCTGCCGACAGATGCGGTCGGCTCCGGGTAGCGCCCTCAGAAATACAAGCGGAAGTTAAGCATGCGAAGCCATTATTGCGGTGATTTGCGAGCCTCCCACGATGGAGAAACAGTTGAGCTTTGCGGTTGGGTCAGTCGCCGCCGTGACCACGGTGGGGTGATTTTCCTGGACCTGCGCGACCGTAATGGTCTGGTGCAGGTGGTGTTCGATCCGGACACCGTGGAAGCCTTTGCGCTGGCCGACAAGGTTCGCAGCGAGTACGTAGTGCGCCTGACCGGGCTGGTGCGCATGCGCGATGAAGCGGTGCGCAACAGCAAGATGTCCACCGGCGATATCGAAGTGCTGGGCAAGGAACTGACCATCCTCAATGAGGCACAAACCCCGCCGTTCGAGCTGGATGCGCATGGCGGCGCCGGTGAAGAGGTGCGTCTCAAGTACCGTTATATGGACCTGCGTCGCCCGGAAGTGCTGCGCAACTTCCAGTTCCGTTCGCGCCTGACCCACGTGGTCCGCGCCTTCCTGGAAGGCGAAGGGTT from Alcanivorax sp. includes the following:
- a CDS encoding response regulator; the protein is MSERQLLLVEDDEQLARQTARALEHRGNKVAVGHNAEQALALLAHLTSLEGAILDQNLGNDNGLDLIAPILEHFPHCSVILLTGYGSITAAVAATHRGARNYLTKPASPDDILRALDADPTNPTLPLPATPPSLQRLEWEHIQRTLDAHDGNISRAADALGIHRRTLQRRLKKRPTASDYQRDKHFRKD
- a CDS encoding autotransporter assembly complex family protein, with translation MRLHQQTTWLATLLLMLLAIPVFADDAPQLRLTGDASEAVSRNIRALVDLSRYPCEPPTAQYGLIRRQILADSQQALQAMGYYESTLSLNTDHEDGCVRVTVDVQTGPAVILQRADIRITGDAANDDAFNQLVANAQLAIGKRLQHDQYSTLKKNLQQHLISRGYVQGKLTQHKLSVDTRKRQAIMTLHVDSGPRYDFGAVTLTGSELRDKLVNAYVSFSQGEPFNSKQLLETQQAFLGAGYFSAVRVQKGTPDDSTRTIPVSINLTDKNRWSLLAGVGASTDTGPRVRLGVENRRVNRAGHRFRAETEVSQVQQGAGASYQIPLKDPQRERLDFHSSYVNEATDSKDNERWTTGADYIVELQNRWVTTTSLTYLRETYEIAEEVDQAELIIPGFQLSRVKANDPIYPSFGWRLSSKVRFANRNLSSTASFLQLTGNAKILFPLLGGRVLVRGDLGYTEVTNVRELPASIRFFAGGDSSVRGFAYESLGPQADNDEVIGGRHLATGSLEYDHPITEKWHLAVFTDGGNAFNDINDFEIRRSAGFGIRWRSPLGPIRLDLARAVDEHRDWRLHLSMGPDL
- a CDS encoding HU family DNA-binding protein codes for the protein MAAKKKTAAKATSATAARKVKTITEPMNKTQIVNQISDTTGLTKKDVNAVFDELADIMEGHLKKRGAGQFTLPGLMKIVTQKKPATKARKGINPFTGEETTFAAKPARTMVKVRPLKKLKDMAS
- a CDS encoding PA4642 family protein, producing MAERKDKKKVIGEPMTDEQIKVFLDFSSEEGVNADFHVLEKAYRALRAEDFGRFIGFFLEQGRDLNARDPQGRTLLAHIDSHPKCSDYAQLLRDAGGTR
- a CDS encoding methyltransferase domain-containing protein, with amino-acid sequence MSLYEDKLFPVLLDWATRPVYRDRERIVGQALGRVLELGVGTGSNFPFYSDAATEIHGIEPAQALLELAREAASQCPHPDRFVLRTGDAQQLPYPDQHFDTVVACLVFCTIPDPERAAAEAFRVLKPGGTLLALEHVLSDRRWVQHLQKGMNPAWKHLACGCQLTRDTARIFRQAGFRLHKASHRRHPKLPAFAGELLDGALLRP
- a CDS encoding ATP-binding protein, yielding MDTRPPLLNWRLRLIWLRSLLVLIITLALMVLQSQGHSGYRLNELGWLAALLLPSLITLLSHRVVRQRHAPLLTLELTLDTILFTGLIQGFGGAGNPLSFYLLVPALLASLTLPLKNGILVAVLALGGYMVSMSWYQMPAMDSPLHALSHQLSGLHGIGMAAVFIALLIMLTLLGQVIQRLMRQQQRQQEQAIDLAGRREHMYQIAATLADQAHELNTPLGTLVMLADNILHAPQLPDTLRDEVTQMEKLARNVAQRLKQGNNTLLPESLPFSELLSKLQQHLRHLAPTLSITHQLDADPTVANPEGWFRVLCNLGYNAMDAGATRLAITLSERGQDYRLQVSDDGPAHAASAREGMGIGLTLVSTTLEQMGAQLEMESGARWTQARIDWPRESSR
- a CDS encoding translocation/assembly module TamB domain-containing protein, translated to MIRRALKRLSIGLLGLLFSLILIVVLTTWLLLGTATGNRWLLSQVSELIPGELQVENWRGSLLDRVTITGMRYQLDDLSVSLDQLEAELVPASLTRGWLEFTSLSLGNLSLSLPPGQETDDSPAASLPGSLALPLGVRIDTLTLASLRVNGNQVVSELDARQLAAWRRFQLASLTTRTVADISVEATAQGSLAAPIEIQGQARWQMPLAQNDTVTADHLAGQLELSGHLSALQLRHQLDAPLQIHSQGQWRLGEPQRPLALEHQWPAQPLPLTLPQPLSLGGGTLTTRGPLAALEIVGQSSLTSGDKTVNLSLKSQLIDGGLAVQQIQLDDGEQQLEGHGELLFSPLAWDLTVKGKLDTGLLHPRFPGQLSVQGNSRGRYTGEQWTLSPSRVQLEGRVRQQPLTANATLESHQQRLQLDSDVHWGDNRLRGRGALLPNWSLDTTVDLKRLDQLYPDLQGQLSGQLQVRGPMATPNLTGNLNGQQLGWQDWSLASLQTRFRALGLGQQTMSLELDSETLRQGDMEQLAAAHLSLNGTLANHTAMARFRRDEVSLETSLQGTLKGLKDTPQWQGTVSETGLMHQQLGRWQQAEDTAVQLSATAQSITPFCLEQTQSRLCLKGRRAADNQIDVNASLSALPLALAGALLGPDFAVQGSVDGEATLQGSLDNPNGHYQLQTRNARIAMRTADDPQELAIEQLSVQGTLQQRRLASELTLVSDLASAQATVEHGLDAESPLAGQVALQISSLAPLTLFTTDLREISGQVRGDFALDGTLRQPLMNGSIRLENGRALIPALGVAVTDLEMDVQGSPRGQLDVNGSATLGEGTMTLTGTLDPREWPASVNLSLNGQRLLVADRPDARVLLNPTLVLKGNLDELKLGGKLTVPEAEIRPTELPEGAVTVSKDQILVHQEGEKSSGLPLGIDVTVNLGDKVHFQGFGLDAMLGGTLQVEQQPQQPPQLNGELVIREGRYRAYGQNLAISDGQLIFQGPPDNPGLDIRAIRKVPSENVVVGVQLSGTLQEPEASLFSEPGMEQSQAMSYLLTGRPLERGSKGDNNQIAQALALYGLEKGSGVTEKLGDTLGVDEISVGSDWETDDAALMLGKQLSDRLYLTYAVGLFDAVSTVMLRYTLTRQLHLEARSSTRANSLDLIWEKELQ